ATACGGCCGCAAATTCATAGCGTTTTGGTTAGCCACTATCCTGGCCCTGCTGCTTGGTCTCTTTTTGGCCCCGGCCATTTTTTGGCTGACCCTGCTAGCCGTCTGTCTGACCATCCTGGCCGGGCAAATTTCCACCGACTTAACCACCGCCCAAAGAGGATGCCTGCCGGCCCTGGTTGAATTGTTGTTACCCTGGTCTATGGGCCTGGCCCTGTGGTCGGCGCTCTCGCCCTTTGGCTTGATCCCTGCCTTCTGTTTTTGGGCTACTTACCTGGGCGGGCTAAGAATGTTGGGCCAGCACCATCGCGCCCAAATGCTTTTCTTCTTAGGCCAGGTAGCCGCAGTTTTCTGGCTGCTGGGTTGGCAATTATTGTCCGGCGCAGCTATTTTAAGCGTGCTCCTGACAGCGCAATTCATCATTAAAACCAAGTTTAATCATCCTGCCGACTTTCTGCAAAAAGTGCAGCCCCTTCTGGTGATGGGTGTTATGGCGGTGGGGCTTTCGTTGGCCAGTCTGTAACGTATCAGGTTTCAGGTATCACCTTTGCGCTTAACCAATAAATGATAATCTGGTTCACTATTGCCTTAGTTACTATTTTAATCATTGGTTTAATTCTTTACTGGCAGCTTATTCTGGCTGAAGGGGCTTACCTGGGTGCGCCGCTGGTGGCCCTGCTATATGATTGGACGGCAGAACGTTACAACAAGATCAAAGATTTTAATAGGGAAATGGAAGCCTTTTGCCTGGGTCGGCCGCTGGCCAACCGGCTCTGCCACCAACCCGAAGCAATGGTTTTAGATGTAGCCACCGGCACGGGGCGCGTCCCGCTGGCCCTGTTCGATCAACCTTTGTACCAGGGCAAGGTGATTGGTTTAGACCGCGCTTCTAAAATGCTGAACGTGGCCCGGCGCGACACAGCCACTGACCGATCCAGGATAACCCTCATCCAGGCCGATGCAATGGCCTTGCCCTTTGCCGATAACAGTTTCCCCCTGGTCACCTGCCTGGAGGCGCTGGAATTTTTACCCAACCCCCAAAAAGGCCTGGCCGAGTTGATTCGCGTTTTGCAGCCGGCCTCAAAAATAAATCCCGCTCAAGGCTGGCTACTGGTCACTCACCGCATTGGCTGGGAGGTCCGCCTGATGCCGGGTAAAACATGGCGCGCCAAAACGCTCGTCACCATTTTAAAAAGCTTCCCCTTGCAACATCTTGACATCCGGCCCTGGGAAGATATTTACAACCTGGTTTGGGCGCAAAAGGTTGAACATTGAACTTGCAGCCAAAGTGTTATTGTCGGCCGTTGGCGGGTAAAATAACCGGCAAAACAAACAGTTAGCGCAAAAAAGGAGATAGCTGTATGGAACTGGCCCAACTGATCAGAATCGCGCGCGGCGACGAGCCGGCCGACCTGATTTTAAAAAACTGTAAAGTCATAAATCTTTTTACCGGGGAAATCATTGACACCCACATTGCCATTGCCCACTCCCGCATAGTGGGGCTGGGCGATTACGAGGCTCAACAAACGGTTGACCTGGGGGGACGCTATGTAGCCCCTGGGCTGATTGATAGTCACGTGCATATTGAGAGCGCCATGGTTCCGCCTCCCGAATTTGCCCGAGCCGTAGTGCCCCGGGGCACCACTACCGTCGTTACCGATCCTCACGAAATTGCCAATGTGCTGGGACTGGAAGGCATTCGCTTTATGTTAGAAATGGCCAAACACAACCCCCTCAGCGTGTACGTCAATGCCCCCAGTTGCGTGCCCAGCACCCACATGGAAACTACCGGCGCGTCGCTGGAGTGGTACGATCTGGAGCCATTGCAACGCGAACCTTATGTTATTGGCCTGGCCGAAGTGATGAACTTTCCCGGCGTGGTAGCTGGCGAAGAAAGCGTACTCAATAAAATTCGCTCGTTCAAAGGGGTGGTTAAAGATGGCCACTGTCCCGGTTTGAGCGGTAAAGGCCTCATGGCTTATGTGAACGCCAGCATCGGCAGTGACCACGAATGTACCACGGGTGAAGAAGTGTTGGAGAAACTGCGTTTGGGCATGTATATTTTTTTCCGCGAGGCCACCAATGCCCGTAATCTCAAATCGCTTCTGCCTTATGTAACGCCTGAAAACGCCCATCGCATTTGCTTTTGCACCGACGACCGCCAACCGGCCGACCTGCTGGAAGAAGGTCACATAGACTTTATGCTGCGCACGGCCATTGCCGAAGGCATTCCTCCCCTGACCGCTTTCCGCATGGCCACGCTCAACCCCTCCGAATATTTCCACCTGCACGACCGGGGGGCTATTGCGCCCGGTCGCCGGGCCGATTTGATGATATTTTCCAACTTGCAAGCCCCAACGGCAGAGTTGGTTTATCGCGGCGGCAAACTGGTGGCCAAAGACGGCCAAATGCTACCCTGGGAACGCGAAGTGCGGCACAGTATTCTACGCAGCTCAATGAACGTAGATTGGAGCAAGGTTAATTTCAACATTCCGGCCAACGGCAGCCAAGTGCGCATCATTGGCGCCATCCCCAACCAAATACTCACCAACCACATTATTGAAGAAGCGCCTCAAACAAACGGCAAAATTATCACCGATACTAACCGCGACATCCTCAAAATGGCCGTTATTGAGCGTCACTTGGCCACCGGCAACGTGGGCAAAGGCTTGGTGCGCGGCATCGGCCTCAAACGTGGCGCCATTGCCAGCACGGTAGCTCATGATCACCATAATATCGTGGTTATCGGCGCCGACGACCAAAGCATGCTTACGGCTGCCCACGCTGTAGCCAATACCCGGGGCGGCATGGCTGCCGTTGAGGGCGATACCGTTTTGTGTCAACTCCCTTTACCCATCGCCGGGCTGATGAGCGATCAACCCATTGAGCGAGTGCGTGACCGGATGGGCCAGTTGCTCAGGGCCGCCCACCAACTCGGCTCGCCGTTGCACGATCCCTTCATGGCCATGAGTTTCCTGGCCTTGCCGGTCATTCCCTCCCTCAAACTAACCGATCACGGTTTGGTGGATGTTGACCGATTTCAACTGGTTTCGCTCTTTGTCTGAAACCCAGGATTTACCTTTTTGACAAGTCGGCGCGTTATGGTAGCATGGGGTTGTGTCAGAGTAACAGCAAGCGTTAAGATATCCCCCCCAAACACTTTGACACCTTTTTTATTCTTACTTCAAGATTAACTGTCTCAAGGAGGACATTATATGACCCCATAGTCTATAAAAGATCTCTTCACAAATGGTAGTTGTTTGACAACCGGCAACTTGGGTTGTTAACAAGGCGATGGTTATCTATTCAAAATAAGTTATTACCCATCTCTTAGTTTTAGGAGGAGATTCGTTATGAAACGCTTTGTTTGGCTGGGATTGTTAATTGTAGTTCTGGTTTTAATAGCAGCGTGTGCCGCTACGCCGGCGCCTGAACAGCCGGCGGCGGAAGAACCGGCGGCGGAAGAAGCAGCCCCCCAAGAAGGCGCCGAAGAGGCCGTCACCGAAGCCGAAGGTGGAAAATATCAGATACCTTCGATTGAAGAAGGCAAATATAACGTCGCCTTTGTTTACGTTGGCCCTCACGACGACGGCGGCTGGAGTCAAGCCCACGACGTTGGCCGGATGTATGTTGAAGAAAACCTTGACAACGTCCACACCGCTTACGTTGAAAACGTAGCTGAAGGGGCCGACTCTGAGCAGGTTACTCGCTCGCTGGCCAGAAAAGGCTTTGACGTGATCTTCACCACTTCCTTTGGTTTTATGGACGCCTCGGAGATTGTGGCCGAAGAGTTCCCGGATGTGGATATCATTCACATTAGTGGCTTCAAGTCTAACGAAGCCAACTTTGGGAACCTGATGGGCGCGATGGAAGATATGAAATACCTGGCCGGCATGCTGGCCGGTTCACGGGCCAAAGTTGACGGCAACCCCAAATTGGGTTACATTGCTACATTCCCCATTCCTGAAGAGCTGCGCCTGGGCAACGCCTTTGCCCTGGGTGTACAAAAAACCTGTCCCGAATGTACAATTGATGTTCGCTGGATTTACACCTGGCACGATCCCATTCTGGAAAAAGAAGCCGCAGCTTCGCTCTTTGATGGCGGGGCCCAAATAGTGATGACCGGTGCCGACACCCCTGCGCCTGCCGAAGCCGCTCCCGAGGGTAAATGGGGCATCACCTACGACTACTACGGAAACTGCACCGTTGATGCCTGCCTCACTTCTATGTATTGGAACTGGGGCCCAATTTACGCCGACATCGTTGAAAAGTCTCGCGCAGGCACCTGGAAAGGTGGCTGGGAATATTTTGACGCCGACAGCGGCGGTCTGGGTCTGTATGGCTTTATGGAAGGCGAAACACCCCAGCCGGGCGTAGAGGGTTTGCCAGAAGAAGACCTGGCTCTCATTCGCGAAACCCTGGACAAAATGCTCAAGGGCGAATTTAATCGCTTTGACGTTTTCTCCGGCCCCATCAAAGACAATCAGGGCAATGTGGTTCTGGCCGAAGGCGAAAAGCTTGAGCAATTAGACCTGGATGGCTTTTCCCAATTTGGCAGCGAATGTAAAACCTGCATGTACTGGTGGAATGAAAACATTACCGCCGAACTGCCTGAGTTAGAGTAAACAACCCTGGCTTAATTTTCAAGCCGAGGCGGTTTTAAAAACCGCCTCGGCTTTAGTTGCCGGACCGGAATTAACAAAAGATAAAGTTTCTATTTCCGCCGTTTGTTAATTCTGCTCTCAGATAGCCCTCGCCTATTTTGATAAAGCACTCTCAAGAATCAAGGTGACGTTTATGACCAAAACAAGCTATGCCGTTGAGATGAACGACATTGTGGTCCGCTTCCCTGGCGTGTTGGCCAACGACCACGTAAACTTCACTCTAAAGCAAGGAGAAATCCACGCCTTGCTGGGCGAAAATGGGGCGGGGAAAAGCACGCTGATGAACGTGTTGGCCGGTCTTTATAAACCCGCCTCCGGCGCAATAAAAATCTACGGCGAACCGGTCAACTTCAACTCCCCCAAAGCGGCCATAGCCCAGGGAATTGGCATGATTCACCAGCACTTTATGCTGGTGCCCACCCAAACCGTCACCGAAAACATTCTCCTGGGATTAGATGACCCTAAATTTTTCATGAACTTAAAAGTGTACGATCAGAAGATTTTAGAGTTGCAAAAGCAATTTGGCCTGCGCGTTGACCCCACGGCCAAAATCTGGCATCTTTCTGTAGGGGAGCAGCAGCGCGTTGAGATTTTGAAAGTGCTCTACCGGGGGGCAAATATTTTGATTATGGACGAGCCGACAGCCGTATTGGCTCCGCAAGAAATAGACGAGTTAATGAACACTATGCGCTCAATGGTGAAACAGGGTAAATCCATTGTTTTCATCAGCCATAAACTCCATGAAGTCACCGCTGTGGCCGACCGGATCACCGTGTTGCGCAAAGGCAGAGTTACCGCCGAGGGTCGGAATATGGAAGGAGTCACCAGAGAAGAGCTGGCTCAATTGATGGTGGGGCGTAATGTAGTGTTTGTGGTACACAAAAAACCCCAAGAACCGGGCGAGGTGGTGCTGGCAGTAAACAACGTTCAGGCTAATAATAACAAGGGCGTGCCCGCCCTCCGGGGATTGTCCCTGGAAGTTCGCAGCGGTGAGATTTTGGGCATTGCCGGAGTGGCCGGCAATGGGCAAACAGAATTGGCCGAAGTGATTACCGGCTTGCGGCCATGTTCCGGCAGCATTAAAATTAATGAGCAGGAAGTCAGCAACCAACCCCCGCTTACTTCTATTGAGCGTAAAGTATCTTACGTACCGGCGGACCGCACCGGCGTTGGCAGCGCCCCTAATTTAAGCATTACCGATAATACGATTATGAAGAATTATCGCCGCGAACCTATTGGCAATGGTTGGAGCATAAACTTTACCAATGCCCGGACCCAGGCCCGGGAATTAAAAAATAAATACAACATTTTGGCGCCCAGTGTCCAAACAGTGGCCCGTAATCTCTCAGGCGGCAATTTGCAAAAGGTCATTCTGGCCCGGGAAATTTCGGCCCAACCTCAATTAATGGTGGCCGTGCAGCCAACCCGTGGTTTAGACGTTGGCGCAATTGAAGCAATTCAAAATTTATTATTAGAGCAACGTGAGGCCGGTACCGCCATTTTACTTATCTCGGAAGAATTGGAAGAGCTACTGGCTTTAAGCGACCGCATTGCGGTTATTTTTGACGGCAAAATCATGGGCACAATGCCCGCCGATGAAGCTGACATCAAGGAAATTGGCTTGATGATGACCGGCACCGAGGTAGTGAAGGCAGGTGAAAATTGATGACGCCATTTACCCTTACTTTTGAAAAACGAGTCGAAGATATCCCCAAATGGTTGCCGGCAGCCACCTCTCTTGGTTCAGTGGTGATAGCCTTTATTATTAGCGGCATTATTCTCAAAATAATTGGCGGCCAACCGCTCCTGGCGGGCAGGTTCTTTTTTAATGCCACCTTTGGCAGTTGGGCGGTTTTTTCTGACACCCTGGTAAAGGCGACGCCCCTTATTTTGGTAGGGTTAGCCTGCGCTGTTGCCTTCAAAATGAAATTGTGGAACATTGGCGCTGAAGGGCAGTTTTACGCCGGCGCCTTTGGGGCCAGTTTGGTGGTGCTGGTGCCTATGGTGCCTTTAGACAGCCCAAAGGTGGTGGTGCTGGGGTTGATGATGATCATGGGCATGCTGGGTGGAGCCTTATGGGGCTTTATCCCCGGCTATCTCAAAGGTCGGTTCCAGGTTAATGAGATCATCACCACCCTTATGCTCAACTACGTGGCCATCTTATGGAATAATTTCTGGATTTTTGATAAATGGAGCGACGCCGGGTTTCAGATGACGCCTACTTTTGAAAAGTCAGCTTGGTTGCCCCGGCTGGCCGACTATGCCCGCCAATACAGAGCTTTCTCCGGCGTCACCCTGC
This Anaerolineae bacterium DNA region includes the following protein-coding sequences:
- a CDS encoding BMP family ABC transporter substrate-binding protein; this encodes MKRFVWLGLLIVVLVLIAACAATPAPEQPAAEEPAAEEAAPQEGAEEAVTEAEGGKYQIPSIEEGKYNVAFVYVGPHDDGGWSQAHDVGRMYVEENLDNVHTAYVENVAEGADSEQVTRSLARKGFDVIFTTSFGFMDASEIVAEEFPDVDIIHISGFKSNEANFGNLMGAMEDMKYLAGMLAGSRAKVDGNPKLGYIATFPIPEELRLGNAFALGVQKTCPECTIDVRWIYTWHDPILEKEAAASLFDGGAQIVMTGADTPAPAEAAPEGKWGITYDYYGNCTVDACLTSMYWNWGPIYADIVEKSRAGTWKGGWEYFDADSGGLGLYGFMEGETPQPGVEGLPEEDLALIRETLDKMLKGEFNRFDVFSGPIKDNQGNVVLAEGEKLEQLDLDGFSQFGSECKTCMYWWNENITAELPELE
- a CDS encoding ABC transporter ATP-binding protein; this encodes MTKTSYAVEMNDIVVRFPGVLANDHVNFTLKQGEIHALLGENGAGKSTLMNVLAGLYKPASGAIKIYGEPVNFNSPKAAIAQGIGMIHQHFMLVPTQTVTENILLGLDDPKFFMNLKVYDQKILELQKQFGLRVDPTAKIWHLSVGEQQRVEILKVLYRGANILIMDEPTAVLAPQEIDELMNTMRSMVKQGKSIVFISHKLHEVTAVADRITVLRKGRVTAEGRNMEGVTREELAQLMVGRNVVFVVHKKPQEPGEVVLAVNNVQANNNKGVPALRGLSLEVRSGEILGIAGVAGNGQTELAEVITGLRPCSGSIKINEQEVSNQPPLTSIERKVSYVPADRTGVGSAPNLSITDNTIMKNYRREPIGNGWSINFTNARTQARELKNKYNILAPSVQTVARNLSGGNLQKVILAREISAQPQLMVAVQPTRGLDVGAIEAIQNLLLEQREAGTAILLISEELEELLALSDRIAVIFDGKIMGTMPADEADIKEIGLMMTGTEVVKAGEN
- a CDS encoding class I SAM-dependent methyltransferase, which produces MIIWFTIALVTILIIGLILYWQLILAEGAYLGAPLVALLYDWTAERYNKIKDFNREMEAFCLGRPLANRLCHQPEAMVLDVATGTGRVPLALFDQPLYQGKVIGLDRASKMLNVARRDTATDRSRITLIQADAMALPFADNSFPLVTCLEALEFLPNPQKGLAELIRVLQPASKINPAQGWLLVTHRIGWEVRLMPGKTWRAKTLVTILKSFPLQHLDIRPWEDIYNLVWAQKVEH
- a CDS encoding ABC transporter permease — encoded protein: MTPFTLTFEKRVEDIPKWLPAATSLGSVVIAFIISGIILKIIGGQPLLAGRFFFNATFGSWAVFSDTLVKATPLILVGLACAVAFKMKLWNIGAEGQFYAGAFGASLVVLVPMVPLDSPKVVVLGLMMIMGMLGGALWGFIPGYLKGRFQVNEIITTLMLNYVAILWNNFWIFDKWSDAGFQMTPTFEKSAWLPRLADYARQYRAFSGVTLHLGFVIALVAVVIVWWILARSRWGYEIRLTGDNPEAARYAGINIVKNIVLVMMLSGALAGLAGMSEISGVVHRLQERISPGYGFTGIIVAWLAKLNPFAVVIVSILFGALIVAGREIQPSGLAFLLQGIILFMVISSDVLLRYKIRLLRTSREVT
- the ade gene encoding adenine deaminase, producing MELAQLIRIARGDEPADLILKNCKVINLFTGEIIDTHIAIAHSRIVGLGDYEAQQTVDLGGRYVAPGLIDSHVHIESAMVPPPEFARAVVPRGTTTVVTDPHEIANVLGLEGIRFMLEMAKHNPLSVYVNAPSCVPSTHMETTGASLEWYDLEPLQREPYVIGLAEVMNFPGVVAGEESVLNKIRSFKGVVKDGHCPGLSGKGLMAYVNASIGSDHECTTGEEVLEKLRLGMYIFFREATNARNLKSLLPYVTPENAHRICFCTDDRQPADLLEEGHIDFMLRTAIAEGIPPLTAFRMATLNPSEYFHLHDRGAIAPGRRADLMIFSNLQAPTAELVYRGGKLVAKDGQMLPWEREVRHSILRSSMNVDWSKVNFNIPANGSQVRIIGAIPNQILTNHIIEEAPQTNGKIITDTNRDILKMAVIERHLATGNVGKGLVRGIGLKRGAIASTVAHDHHNIVVIGADDQSMLTAAHAVANTRGGMAAVEGDTVLCQLPLPIAGLMSDQPIERVRDRMGQLLRAAHQLGSPLHDPFMAMSFLALPVIPSLKLTDHGLVDVDRFQLVSLFV